The following are from one region of the Streptomyces fradiae genome:
- a CDS encoding PLP-dependent cysteine synthase family protein, with protein MTSTIGPMATVDVDRSDPGYRSWLKEAVRKVHADANRSADTHLLRFPLPESWGIDLYLKDESTHPTGSLKHRLARSLFLYGLCNGWIRPGAPVIEASSGSTAVSEAYFAKLIGVPFIAVMPRTTSPEKCRLIEFHGGRCHFVDDSRTMYEEAAALAERTGGHYMDQFTYAERATDWRGNNNIAESMYQQLKLERYPEPAWIVATAGTGGTSATIARYVHYMQYDTRICVADPENSCFFDGWVHEDPDATADCGSRIEGIGRPRMEPSFVPGAVDRMMKVPDAASVAAVRALEDAIGRKAGGSTGTGLWSALKIVAEMVAEQRTGSVVTLICDPGERYLDKYYSDDWLAAQGLDIAPYSAAIDRFLATGAWPE; from the coding sequence ATGACCAGCACCATTGGCCCCATGGCCACCGTCGATGTCGACCGCAGCGACCCCGGCTACCGGTCCTGGCTCAAGGAGGCCGTGCGCAAGGTGCACGCCGACGCGAACCGCTCGGCCGACACCCATCTGCTGCGCTTCCCGCTGCCGGAGAGCTGGGGCATCGACCTGTACCTCAAGGACGAGTCGACCCACCCCACCGGCAGCCTCAAGCACCGGCTCGCCCGCTCGCTCTTCCTCTACGGCCTGTGCAACGGCTGGATCCGCCCCGGCGCGCCCGTCATCGAGGCGTCCAGCGGCTCGACCGCCGTCTCCGAGGCCTACTTCGCCAAGCTGATCGGCGTCCCCTTCATCGCCGTCATGCCGCGCACCACCAGCCCGGAGAAGTGCCGGCTCATCGAGTTCCACGGCGGCCGCTGCCACTTCGTCGACGACTCGCGCACCATGTACGAGGAGGCCGCCGCCCTCGCCGAGCGCACCGGCGGCCACTACATGGACCAGTTCACCTATGCCGAGCGGGCCACCGACTGGCGCGGCAACAACAACATCGCCGAGTCCATGTACCAGCAGCTGAAGCTGGAGCGCTATCCGGAACCCGCGTGGATCGTCGCCACCGCCGGCACCGGCGGCACCTCGGCCACCATCGCCCGCTATGTGCACTACATGCAGTACGACACCCGGATCTGTGTGGCCGACCCGGAGAACTCCTGTTTCTTCGACGGCTGGGTGCACGAGGACCCCGACGCCACCGCCGACTGCGGCTCGCGCATCGAGGGCATCGGCCGGCCCCGTATGGAGCCGAGCTTCGTGCCGGGCGCCGTCGACCGCATGATGAAGGTGCCGGACGCGGCCAGCGTGGCGGCGGTCCGCGCCCTGGAGGACGCCATCGGCCGCAAGGCGGGCGGCTCCACCGGCACCGGCCTGTGGAGCGCGCTGAAGATCGTCGCCGAGATGGTTGCCGAGCAGCGCACCGGCAGCGTCGTCACCCTGATCTGCGACCCGGGCGAGCGCTACCTCGACAAGTACTACTCGGACGACTGGCTGGCCGCCCAGGGCCTCGACATCGCGCCGTACAGCGCCGCTATCGACCGGTTCCTGGCGACGGGTGCCTGGCCGGAGTGA
- a CDS encoding ATP-binding protein, translated as MISEPSRYCTVELQALPARIGQVRRIVTAQLRHWHLDSLIDLAALGVTELLTNVHRHAQPDKTCTVEIALLLDRLTVSVRDNDPRIPGVAEPAADEDEFATSGRGLAIIEAMSESWGVRPHGESGKCVWFTLQAPSSPVAVLPELRAVHGATTDGPLVDAVPLGAPGLVESAAR; from the coding sequence GTGATCAGCGAGCCCAGCAGGTACTGCACGGTGGAGCTCCAGGCTCTGCCGGCGCGGATCGGTCAGGTCCGCAGAATCGTTACGGCGCAGCTGCGCCACTGGCATCTCGATTCCTTGATCGACCTTGCCGCACTCGGTGTCACCGAGCTTCTGACCAATGTCCACCGGCACGCGCAGCCCGACAAGACGTGCACCGTCGAGATCGCGCTGCTGCTCGACCGCCTCACCGTCTCCGTCCGCGACAACGACCCCCGGATACCGGGCGTCGCCGAACCAGCCGCCGACGAGGACGAGTTCGCGACCTCGGGCCGCGGCCTCGCCATCATCGAGGCGATGAGCGAGAGCTGGGGCGTGCGCCCGCACGGGGAGTCCGGCAAGTGCGTCTGGTTCACCCTCCAGGCACCGTCCTCCCCGGTCGCCGTCCTCCCGGAGCTGCGCGCCGTGCACGGCGCCACCACCGACGGCCCGCTGGTCGACGCCGTACCGCTCGGCGCGCCGGGCCTGGTGGAGTCGGCGGCACGCTGA
- a CDS encoding FtsX-like permease family protein, translated as MTATGRTTRPTPRRTTRTALRLGLAALRTHRRRFLGTFAAVLLGVAFLTGTLVMGDTLRAGFDTLFADANRGTDAVVRSTDVVTAAGETQGTRGPVDAALAARIAQVPGVAAAVPRVEGAGQLVGGNGKPVGGQGPPTLAGTWIQDPELNPYALAEGRAPQKSGEVVVNRGAAEAGGLALGSTTVLRTPDPVRVTVVGLATFGGADGMGQVTYTGLTAADAEKYLAPKAGEATDILVRAGPGTSQEELVDALAPVLPRDVEAITGQQATDESNEMISGRFLGLFTTLLLVFSGIALLVSVFSIHNTFAIVVAQRTRENALLRALGAERRQVVGMTLAEAVAVAVLASAAGLLGGIGIAAGLQALFPAIGFPFPDGSLVIGAVSLVLPFAVGLAVCVGSALLPAVRAGRTAPLAALRETAVDDSAASHRRTALGAGLLLLAVGLVLTGVLAVPSLWLAGSGAVLALAVFVVLGPVASSYAVRILGGPLRGTNRGLARRNALRSPRRTAATATALMIGVAVVSLFTVFGASLKATMDDTVSRSFAGDVAVSTPSFGAGGSGLSPGLAPAVAALPEVDTAVGLGQGIAEVDGRGRALTVTDPAALSRVLDLGAVRGSLAGLGTDGIAVADDEAERYGLVPGRTAELAFTDGTRQTFTVRAVYARSDLAGDYLVTRQAWAPHRIQDADRLVAVTFEDGVSTGTGEAAVQNVAERFGNPEVQTREEYAESSAAGIDMMLTLVYALLALAVLIALLGIANTLTLAVHERTRELGLLRAVGQTRAQLRAMVRWESVLVAAFGTVGGLLLGGFLGWVLVAASDGASDSAFSFALPPLRLAVVALIGLAAGVVAAWRPARRAARLDVLRAIATE; from the coding sequence ATGACCGCCACCGGCCGTACCACCCGGCCCACCCCACGCCGCACCACCCGCACCGCCCTCCGCCTCGGCCTCGCCGCCCTCCGCACCCACCGGCGCCGCTTCCTCGGCACCTTCGCCGCCGTCCTGCTCGGCGTCGCCTTCCTCACCGGCACCCTCGTCATGGGCGACACCCTCCGGGCCGGCTTCGACACCCTGTTCGCCGACGCCAACCGCGGCACCGACGCCGTCGTCCGCAGTACGGACGTGGTGACCGCGGCCGGCGAGACCCAGGGCACCCGCGGCCCGGTCGACGCCGCACTCGCCGCCCGGATCGCCCAGGTCCCGGGCGTCGCGGCGGCCGTCCCGCGCGTCGAGGGCGCGGGCCAGCTCGTCGGCGGCAACGGCAAGCCCGTCGGCGGCCAGGGCCCGCCCACCCTGGCCGGCACCTGGATCCAGGACCCCGAGCTCAACCCGTACGCCCTCGCCGAGGGCCGCGCCCCGCAGAAGTCCGGCGAGGTCGTCGTCAACCGCGGTGCCGCCGAGGCCGGCGGGCTCGCGCTCGGCTCCACCACCGTGCTCCGCACCCCGGACCCGGTGCGCGTGACCGTCGTCGGCCTGGCCACCTTCGGCGGCGCGGACGGCATGGGCCAGGTCACCTACACCGGCCTGACCGCCGCCGACGCCGAGAAGTACCTGGCACCGAAGGCCGGCGAGGCCACCGACATCCTCGTCCGGGCCGGCCCCGGCACCTCCCAGGAGGAACTGGTCGACGCCCTGGCACCCGTACTCCCGCGGGACGTCGAGGCGATCACCGGACAGCAGGCCACCGACGAGAGCAACGAGATGATCTCCGGCCGCTTCCTCGGCCTGTTCACCACCCTGCTCCTGGTCTTCAGCGGCATCGCCCTGCTGGTCTCGGTGTTCTCCATCCACAACACCTTCGCCATCGTCGTCGCCCAGCGCACCCGCGAGAACGCGCTGCTGCGCGCGCTCGGCGCCGAGCGCCGCCAGGTCGTCGGCATGACCCTGGCCGAGGCGGTCGCCGTCGCGGTGCTCGCCTCCGCGGCCGGACTCCTCGGCGGCATCGGCATCGCCGCCGGTCTGCAGGCCCTCTTCCCGGCGATCGGCTTCCCCTTCCCGGACGGGTCCCTGGTGATCGGCGCGGTGTCCCTCGTGCTGCCGTTCGCCGTCGGCCTCGCCGTCTGCGTCGGCTCGGCCCTGCTGCCCGCCGTACGGGCCGGGCGCACCGCCCCGCTCGCCGCGCTGCGCGAGACCGCCGTCGACGACTCCGCCGCCTCGCACCGCCGCACCGCGCTCGGCGCCGGACTGCTGCTGCTCGCCGTCGGCCTGGTGCTCACCGGGGTGCTCGCGGTGCCCTCGCTGTGGCTGGCCGGCTCCGGCGCGGTGCTCGCCCTCGCCGTGTTCGTCGTCCTGGGCCCGGTGGCCTCCTCGTACGCGGTACGGATCCTGGGCGGCCCGCTGCGCGGCACCAACCGGGGGCTCGCCCGCCGCAACGCGCTGCGCAGCCCGCGCCGTACCGCCGCGACCGCCACCGCGCTGATGATCGGCGTGGCCGTCGTCTCCCTCTTCACCGTCTTCGGCGCCTCCCTCAAGGCGACCATGGACGACACGGTGTCCCGTTCCTTCGCGGGCGACGTGGCCGTCAGCACGCCCTCGTTCGGCGCGGGCGGCAGCGGCCTGAGCCCGGGTCTCGCGCCCGCCGTCGCCGCGCTGCCCGAGGTGGACACGGCCGTCGGCCTGGGGCAGGGGATCGCCGAGGTGGACGGGCGGGGCCGGGCCCTGACCGTCACGGACCCGGCGGCGCTCTCCCGGGTGCTCGACCTCGGGGCCGTACGCGGCTCGCTGGCCGGGCTCGGCACGGACGGGATCGCGGTGGCGGACGACGAGGCCGAGCGGTACGGGCTCGTGCCCGGCCGCACCGCGGAGCTGGCGTTCACCGACGGTACCCGGCAGACCTTCACCGTACGGGCCGTGTACGCGCGATCCGATCTGGCCGGCGACTATCTGGTCACCCGTCAGGCCTGGGCCCCGCACCGGATCCAGGACGCCGACCGGCTGGTCGCGGTGACCTTCGAGGACGGCGTCTCGACGGGTACGGGCGAGGCGGCGGTGCAGAACGTCGCGGAGCGCTTCGGCAACCCCGAGGTGCAGACCCGCGAGGAGTACGCGGAGTCCTCGGCGGCTGGCATCGACATGATGCTGACCCTGGTCTACGCGCTGCTCGCGCTCGCCGTCCTGATCGCCCTGCTCGGCATCGCCAACACACTGACCCTGGCCGTCCACGAACGCACCCGCGAGCTGGGCCTGCTGCGGGCGGTCGGCCAGACCCGGGCGCAGCTGCGGGCCATGGTCCGCTGGGAGTCCGTCCTGGTCGCGGCCTTCGGTACGGTCGGCGGGCTGCTGCTCGGCGGCTTCCTCGGCTGGGTCCTGGTGGCGGCCTCCGACGGCGCCTCGGACAGCGCGTTCAGCTTCGCGCTGCCGCCGCTGCGGCTCGCGGTGGTCGCCCTGATCGGACTCGCCGCGGGCGTCGTCGCGGCCTGGCGGCCGGCCCGCCGGGCGGCCCGCCTGGACGTGCTGCGGGCCATCGCGACGGAGTGA
- a CDS encoding ABC transporter ATP-binding protein — protein MTTTTALPAAAARVVDAVKVYGAGDTEVRALDGVSVAFPAGRFTAIMGPSGSGKSTLMHCAAGLDTLTSGSALIGDTDLSALDDRGLTLLRRERIGFVFQAFNLLPTLTVAENITLPLDLAGIAPEQARLDALIDAVGLRDRLHHRPSELSGGQQQRVAVARAFAGAPDVVFADEPTGNLDSRSGEEVLRLLGDTVRGTGRTVVMVTHDPVAAAHADEVVFLADGRLVDRMQAPTAERVLDRMKSLDGPHDSLAGRRALT, from the coding sequence ATGACCACCACCACCGCGCTTCCCGCGGCCGCCGCGCGGGTCGTCGACGCCGTGAAGGTCTACGGCGCCGGTGACACCGAGGTCCGGGCCCTGGACGGGGTGAGCGTCGCCTTCCCGGCCGGCCGCTTCACCGCGATCATGGGTCCCTCGGGCTCCGGCAAGTCCACCCTGATGCACTGCGCCGCCGGGCTCGACACCCTCACCTCGGGCTCCGCGCTGATCGGCGACACCGACCTGTCCGCCCTCGACGACCGCGGGCTCACCCTGCTGCGCCGCGAGCGGATCGGCTTCGTCTTCCAGGCCTTCAACCTGCTGCCGACGCTGACCGTCGCCGAGAACATCACGCTGCCCCTGGACCTCGCCGGGATCGCCCCCGAGCAGGCACGGCTCGACGCCCTGATCGACGCCGTCGGCCTGCGCGACCGGCTGCACCACCGCCCGAGCGAGCTGTCCGGCGGCCAGCAGCAGCGGGTCGCCGTCGCCCGGGCCTTCGCCGGCGCCCCCGACGTGGTCTTCGCCGACGAACCCACCGGCAATCTCGACTCCCGCTCCGGCGAGGAGGTGCTGCGGCTGCTCGGCGACACCGTGCGCGGCACCGGCCGCACGGTCGTCATGGTCACCCACGACCCGGTGGCCGCCGCCCACGCCGACGAGGTGGTCTTCCTCGCCGACGGACGCCTCGTCGACCGGATGCAGGCACCGACCGCCGAGCGGGTCCTCGACCGGATGAAGTCCCTCGACGGGCCGCACGACTCCCTGGCGGGGAGGAGGGCGCTGACATGA
- a CDS encoding SHOCT domain-containing protein produces MNTLAYAGPGPWILFFPLVWAAVIFTAITLVRRFGRFRRDGWGGPGGPGTPRVDEQSPIALLGHRFAAGEIDEDEYWRRLTVLEEQFGRRTTDDKGRRR; encoded by the coding sequence ATGAACACTCTCGCTTACGCGGGCCCCGGCCCGTGGATCCTCTTCTTCCCGCTCGTCTGGGCGGCCGTGATCTTCACCGCGATCACCCTGGTACGCCGCTTCGGCCGGTTCCGCCGTGACGGCTGGGGCGGCCCCGGCGGCCCCGGCACCCCGCGCGTCGACGAGCAGTCGCCGATCGCGCTGCTCGGCCACCGCTTCGCCGCCGGCGAGATCGACGAGGACGAGTACTGGCGCCGGCTGACCGTCCTGGAGGAGCAGTTCGGGCGGCGTACGACCGATGACAAGGGGCGCCGCCGATGA
- a CDS encoding TetR/AcrR family transcriptional regulator: MSAARSADAPERLIEATRELLWERGYVGTSPKAIQQAAGAGQGSMYHHFDGKQDLALAAIRRSAAELRAAAERVLGGEGTAYARIEAYLLRERDVLRGCPVGRLTMDPEVVASAELRAPVDETLDWLRGRLTGIVQEGLDAGEFGGPLEAAELAATIVATVQGGYVLARASGSPAAFDTAVRGLLALLAPRAAR, from the coding sequence ATGAGTGCTGCCAGGAGTGCCGACGCGCCGGAACGACTGATCGAGGCCACCCGCGAACTGCTGTGGGAGCGCGGTTACGTCGGCACCAGCCCGAAGGCGATCCAGCAGGCCGCCGGGGCGGGTCAGGGCAGCATGTACCACCACTTCGACGGCAAGCAGGACCTCGCGCTTGCCGCGATCCGGCGGAGCGCGGCCGAGCTGCGGGCCGCCGCCGAGCGGGTGCTCGGCGGCGAGGGCACGGCGTACGCGCGGATCGAGGCGTATCTGCTGCGCGAGCGCGACGTGCTGCGCGGCTGTCCGGTGGGGCGGCTGACGATGGACCCCGAGGTCGTCGCGAGCGCGGAGCTGCGCGCGCCGGTCGACGAGACGCTGGACTGGCTGCGCGGCCGGCTCACCGGAATCGTCCAGGAGGGCCTGGACGCCGGGGAGTTCGGCGGCCCGCTGGAGGCAGCGGAGCTCGCGGCGACGATCGTCGCGACCGTGCAGGGCGGCTATGTGCTCGCCCGCGCCTCCGGCTCCCCCGCCGCCTTCGACACGGCCGTACGCGGCCTGCTCGCGCTGCTCGCGCCCCGTGCCGCCCGCTGA
- a CDS encoding DUF4865 family protein, whose protein sequence is MHALQYEITLPADYDMGIIRERVATRGHLLDAFPGLGLKAYLIRERADGSPVNQYAPFYLWADPAGMNAFLWGPGFQGIVNDFGRPVVQHWTGLAYDEGPASAEPPRTATRRRRPIPDRLTPAEAVESALERQAAEVKADGVVARAVAVDPRHWELLTFTLWADPGVEEPDADRFQVPHLSAPERAGLGPGRTW, encoded by the coding sequence ATGCACGCCCTGCAGTACGAGATCACCCTGCCCGCCGACTACGACATGGGGATCATCCGCGAGCGGGTGGCGACCCGCGGGCATCTGCTCGACGCCTTCCCGGGCCTCGGTCTCAAGGCGTATCTGATACGTGAGCGGGCGGACGGCTCGCCGGTGAACCAGTACGCGCCGTTCTATCTGTGGGCGGACCCGGCCGGGATGAACGCCTTCCTGTGGGGGCCCGGATTCCAGGGCATCGTCAACGACTTCGGACGGCCGGTGGTCCAGCACTGGACCGGCCTCGCGTACGACGAGGGCCCGGCGTCCGCCGAGCCGCCGCGCACCGCGACGCGCCGCCGCCGGCCGATTCCGGACCGTCTCACCCCGGCCGAGGCGGTCGAGAGCGCCCTGGAGCGGCAGGCCGCCGAGGTCAAGGCCGACGGCGTGGTGGCGCGGGCCGTCGCCGTGGATCCGCGTCACTGGGAGCTGCTCACCTTCACGCTGTGGGCCGACCCGGGTGTCGAGGAGCCGGACGCCGACCGGTTCCAGGTGCCGCACCTGTCCGCCCCGGAGCGCGCGGGTCTCGGCCCGGGACGCACCTGGTAG
- the cpt gene encoding chloramphenicol phosphotransferase CPT, translating to MIILNGGSSSGKTGMVRCLQAVLPEPWLAFGVDDFVDALPAKLEGTPGGIEFDADGAVRVGPEFRALEAAWTEGIVAMARAGARIVVDDVFLGGAASQDRWRAATAGLDVLWVGVRCAPEVAAAREIARGDRTGGMAAQQAELVHQGVTYDLEVDTTRTESLDCARTIAAHVRR from the coding sequence ATGATCATCCTCAACGGCGGTTCCAGCTCCGGCAAGACCGGCATGGTCCGCTGCCTCCAGGCCGTGCTGCCCGAGCCCTGGCTGGCCTTCGGCGTCGACGACTTCGTCGACGCCCTGCCCGCGAAGCTCGAAGGCACCCCGGGCGGCATCGAGTTCGACGCGGACGGCGCGGTGCGCGTCGGACCGGAGTTCCGCGCCCTGGAGGCGGCCTGGACGGAGGGCATCGTGGCGATGGCCCGGGCGGGCGCCCGGATCGTCGTCGACGACGTCTTCCTCGGCGGCGCCGCCTCCCAGGACCGCTGGCGCGCGGCCACCGCCGGACTCGACGTGCTGTGGGTCGGCGTCCGCTGCGCCCCCGAGGTGGCCGCCGCGCGCGAGATCGCCCGCGGCGACCGCACCGGCGGCATGGCGGCCCAGCAGGCCGAACTCGTCCATCAGGGCGTCACGTACGACCTGGAGGTCGACACCACCCGTACCGAGTCGCTCGACTGCGCCCGGACGATCGCGGCGCACGTGCGCCGCTGA
- a CDS encoding cyclopropane-fatty-acyl-phospholipid synthase family protein gives MAADTADDSAGGPPPFGAGLTFHGPLSEARADAMIARLAAASPATVLDIGCGWGELLLRVLAAVPGAKGLGIDINGADLALGRQLAVERRLSERVEYVEESGHGTTRGPADTVLCLGSGQALCDPDGPYDLVTILRELRRLVRPGGRVLLGEGFWQRIPTDAELARLWPGARVEDHTTLDVLVDLAIEAGFRPAWIETASPEEWEAFESGYRQATELWLAAHPEHPLAAETRARVDRQRGHWLGYRDLLGIAYLTLVPVG, from the coding sequence ATGGCCGCAGACACCGCAGACGACTCCGCCGGCGGACCGCCGCCCTTCGGCGCCGGACTCACCTTCCACGGCCCGCTGTCCGAGGCCCGGGCCGACGCCATGATCGCGCGGCTCGCCGCCGCCTCGCCCGCCACGGTGCTCGACATCGGCTGCGGCTGGGGCGAGTTGCTGCTCCGGGTGCTCGCCGCCGTCCCCGGCGCCAAGGGGCTCGGGATCGACATCAACGGCGCCGACCTCGCCCTGGGGCGACAGCTCGCCGTCGAGCGGCGCCTCTCGGAACGTGTCGAGTACGTCGAGGAGTCCGGCCACGGTACGACCCGCGGCCCCGCCGACACCGTGCTGTGCCTCGGCTCGGGCCAGGCGCTGTGCGACCCCGACGGCCCGTACGACCTCGTCACCATCCTGCGCGAACTGCGCCGTCTGGTACGGCCCGGCGGCCGGGTCCTGCTCGGCGAGGGCTTCTGGCAGCGCATCCCCACGGACGCCGAGCTGGCCCGGTTGTGGCCCGGCGCCCGCGTCGAGGACCACACCACCCTCGACGTCCTCGTGGACCTCGCGATCGAGGCGGGCTTCCGGCCCGCCTGGATCGAGACGGCGAGCCCGGAGGAGTGGGAGGCCTTCGAGTCCGGCTACCGCCAGGCCACCGAACTCTGGCTCGCCGCCCACCCCGAGCACCCGCTGGCCGCCGAGACCCGCGCCCGGGTCGACCGGCAGCGCGGCCACTGGCTCGGCTACCGCGACCTGCTCGGCATCGCGTACCTCACGCTGGTGCCGGTGGGCTGA
- a CDS encoding ROK family protein, with protein MNGKATTTRTRLDRGRSALGPALELVHTGRAPTRAVLTAELGVTRATAGAVAAELEALGLIRVDSNPGAAAGSQGRPSHRLTVDEKGPVALAAQVHADGFRAALVGLGGTIEATAPGCVTVSADPAQVLGAVVEAGAALLRATGRRCVGAGLAAPSAVAEPEGTALNPLHLAWPAGAPVREIFAEQIRAAGIEGPAFTGNDVNLAALAEHRHGAGRGAKDLLCVATGHRGVGGALVLDGRLHTGSSGLALEVGHLTVNPEGRPCHCGSRGCLDVETDPLAFLTAAGRDPGPEVSLLQQARDLLRDHADDPGVRVATGELIDRLGLGLAGLVNILNPDRIILGGLHRELLDADPGRLRAVVADRSLWGRSGGVPILPCTLDHNSLVGAAELAWQPVLDDPLNALGGTADAS; from the coding sequence ATGAACGGCAAGGCGACGACGACCCGCACACGGCTGGACAGGGGGCGCAGCGCGCTCGGACCCGCGCTCGAACTCGTGCACACGGGCCGGGCCCCGACCCGCGCCGTGCTCACCGCCGAGCTCGGGGTCACCCGCGCCACCGCCGGCGCCGTCGCCGCCGAGCTGGAGGCCCTGGGCCTCATCCGCGTCGACTCCAACCCGGGCGCCGCCGCCGGCTCCCAGGGCCGGCCCTCGCACCGGCTCACCGTCGACGAGAAGGGCCCCGTCGCCCTCGCCGCCCAGGTGCACGCCGACGGCTTCCGGGCCGCCCTGGTCGGTCTCGGCGGCACCATCGAGGCCACCGCCCCCGGCTGTGTGACCGTCTCCGCCGACCCCGCCCAGGTGCTCGGCGCCGTCGTCGAGGCCGGGGCCGCGCTGCTCCGCGCCACCGGCCGGCGGTGTGTCGGCGCCGGACTCGCCGCGCCCTCCGCGGTCGCCGAGCCGGAGGGCACCGCGCTCAACCCGCTGCACCTCGCCTGGCCGGCCGGTGCGCCGGTGCGCGAGATCTTCGCCGAGCAGATCCGCGCCGCCGGCATCGAGGGCCCCGCCTTCACCGGCAACGACGTCAACCTCGCCGCCCTCGCCGAGCACCGGCACGGCGCCGGCCGCGGCGCCAAGGACCTGCTGTGCGTGGCCACCGGCCACCGCGGCGTCGGCGGCGCGCTCGTCCTCGACGGGCGCCTGCACACCGGGAGTTCGGGCCTCGCCCTGGAGGTCGGCCATCTCACCGTCAACCCCGAGGGCCGCCCCTGCCACTGCGGTTCGCGCGGCTGCCTCGACGTCGAGACCGACCCGCTGGCCTTCCTCACCGCCGCGGGCCGTGACCCCGGCCCCGAGGTCTCGCTGCTCCAGCAGGCCCGCGACCTGCTGCGCGACCACGCCGACGACCCCGGAGTCCGGGTCGCCACCGGGGAGTTGATCGACCGGCTCGGCCTCGGCCTCGCCGGACTCGTCAACATCCTCAACCCCGACCGGATCATCCTCGGCGGCCTGCACCGCGAGCTCCTGGACGCCGACCCGGGGCGGCTTCGCGCCGTGGTCGCCGACCGCAGCCTGTGGGGCCGCAGCGGCGGCGTACCGATCCTGCCCTGCACCCTCGACCACAACAGCCTGGTCGGCGCCGCCGAACTCGCCTGGCAGCCGGTCCTCGACGACCCGCTAAATGCCTTGGGCGGTACGGCCGACGCCAGCTAG
- a CDS encoding MFS transporter has product MPLLNKVRTAVSGGTRGDTAILSLTRLRTALTLFFALDGFLFAGWVVRIPAIKQQTGASAGDLGLALLGVSAGAVVTMTLTGRLCRRYGSHPVTVVTAVLLSLSLALPPLTRSPLALGLVLLVFGAAYGGINVAMNSAAVDLVAALRRPVMPSFHAAFSLGGMLGAGLGGLVAGALSPTAHLLGLTAAGLLLTAAAGPVLLRHPSPAPPEALPARPKAGGGPARTAGARRAVVVFGVIALCTAYGEGALADWGALHLAQDLAAHPGVAAAGYSLFALTMTAGRLSGTALLERLGQTRTLVAGGLTAAAGMLLGALAPTVWAALLGFAVTGLGLANIFPVAVARAGALAGPSGVATASTLGYGGMLLGPPSIGFLADWFSLPVALTTVAVLAAGAAAMGWAARDRRASGRS; this is encoded by the coding sequence GTGCCGCTACTAAACAAAGTACGGACGGCCGTATCGGGGGGAACCCGCGGAGACACCGCCATCCTCTCCCTGACCCGCCTCCGCACCGCCCTCACCCTGTTCTTCGCCCTCGACGGATTCCTCTTCGCCGGCTGGGTGGTCCGCATCCCGGCCATCAAGCAGCAGACCGGCGCCTCGGCCGGCGACCTCGGCCTCGCGCTGCTCGGCGTGTCCGCGGGCGCGGTCGTGACCATGACGCTCACCGGGCGCCTGTGCCGCCGTTACGGCAGCCACCCCGTCACCGTCGTCACGGCCGTGCTCCTCTCGCTCTCCCTGGCCCTGCCGCCGCTGACCCGCTCCCCGCTCGCGCTCGGCCTGGTGCTTCTGGTCTTCGGCGCCGCGTACGGCGGCATCAACGTCGCCATGAACAGCGCCGCCGTCGACCTGGTCGCCGCGCTGCGCCGCCCGGTGATGCCGAGCTTCCACGCCGCCTTCAGCCTCGGCGGCATGCTCGGCGCCGGGCTCGGCGGACTCGTGGCGGGCGCCCTCTCCCCCACCGCCCATCTGCTGGGCCTCACGGCGGCCGGCCTGCTCCTGACAGCCGCCGCCGGTCCCGTACTCCTGCGGCACCCCTCCCCCGCCCCGCCCGAGGCGCTGCCGGCGCGTCCGAAGGCCGGCGGCGGACCGGCCCGTACCGCCGGAGCCCGCCGGGCCGTGGTCGTCTTCGGTGTGATCGCGCTCTGCACGGCGTACGGAGAAGGCGCGCTCGCCGACTGGGGCGCCCTGCACCTGGCGCAGGACCTGGCCGCGCACCCCGGCGTGGCGGCGGCCGGCTACTCGCTGTTCGCCCTCACCATGACCGCCGGCCGGCTCTCCGGCACCGCCCTGCTCGAACGCCTCGGCCAGACCCGCACCCTGGTCGCGGGCGGGCTCACCGCCGCCGCGGGCATGCTCCTCGGCGCGCTCGCGCCGACCGTGTGGGCCGCCCTGCTCGGCTTCGCCGTGACCGGCCTCGGCCTGGCCAACATCTTCCCGGTCGCCGTGGCCCGTGCCGGCGCCCTCGCCGGACCGAGCGGCGTCGCCACCGCGTCCACCCTCGGCTACGGCGGCATGCTCCTCGGCCCGCCGTCCATCGGCTTCCTCGCCGACTGGTTCTCGCTGCCGGTCGCCCTGACGACGGTCGCGGTGCTCGCGGCGGGGGCGGCGGCGATGGGGTGGGCGGCGCGGGACAGGCGGGCGTCCGGAAGGAGTTGA